Proteins encoded by one window of Salmonirosea aquatica:
- a CDS encoding DUF5123 domain-containing protein, which translates to MKNKNFVHSFFIILVGCCLLVGCKEDEVFKQTRLFSPVLNKELSSELNTIIVNMGKMKQVDSYTIEVSRDTFRTVDYTITVDTNYVVLDEATLNGDPLFWNTLYQLRAKAHASDPQYDSKVSDLGNVRTQKFPSVLLTPAKYDVIDNAAKVRWQVAGLPVTAIKVFAGTDLKLTKPLRTVPVPESNQKAGEIIIEGLDPLSSYQLAIYSGNELRGWEVYKTMKPAVDLTGPNVVDLSKSNDSTALATAVSTAAEGAIIVLKKGVRYLTPTTPLNKSITITSAYGFGEKLATMVNCNWNIADGSSLNTVKFSGIEIIGGGIGSSYIFNPNPSVLTTLENLIIEDCIVSELRGVLRIRSKMFITNYTIQNSIIHRIGGYGILTTDTDGEGMAAVDNILLESSTFSKINMFMTSRQNTKTIKINNCTMSEVGTSGGTLFNWRGTAGVRSNVTGGISITNTVWGHAWDEANTKNFAVRGIAGGLEATNFSIINTYATSDFAFVAGSEIAGFPSTTYNKKAEELWISPYTGLNFGFKDAAFPGRRAAGDPRWRIQ; encoded by the coding sequence TATGGGCAAAATGAAGCAGGTGGATTCCTACACGATTGAGGTAAGCCGCGATACCTTCCGGACGGTAGATTACACGATTACGGTCGACACCAACTATGTGGTGCTGGATGAAGCAACGCTGAACGGCGATCCGCTGTTCTGGAATACCTTGTACCAACTACGGGCCAAGGCCCACGCCTCAGATCCTCAATATGACAGCAAAGTGTCGGATTTGGGGAATGTAAGAACCCAAAAGTTTCCCAGCGTACTGCTGACTCCGGCCAAATACGATGTGATCGACAATGCCGCCAAAGTACGGTGGCAGGTGGCTGGTTTGCCGGTTACTGCCATCAAGGTATTTGCCGGTACCGACCTAAAACTCACCAAGCCCCTGCGAACCGTACCCGTGCCGGAGAGTAATCAGAAGGCGGGCGAAATTATCATTGAAGGGCTGGACCCGTTGTCGTCCTACCAGCTGGCCATTTACAGCGGTAACGAGCTACGTGGCTGGGAAGTGTATAAAACCATGAAACCCGCCGTGGATCTGACCGGTCCGAATGTGGTCGATCTGTCGAAATCCAACGATTCCACCGCTTTGGCAACTGCCGTTTCCACAGCCGCCGAAGGTGCGATCATCGTTCTGAAAAAAGGGGTACGGTACCTTACGCCCACAACGCCCCTGAACAAGTCGATCACCATCACGTCGGCCTATGGTTTTGGGGAAAAACTGGCTACGATGGTCAACTGCAACTGGAATATTGCAGACGGCTCGAGCCTCAATACGGTAAAATTTTCGGGTATTGAAATCATCGGCGGGGGAATTGGCAGCAGCTATATTTTTAACCCCAACCCGTCTGTGTTAACTACCCTGGAAAACCTGATTATTGAAGACTGCATCGTAAGTGAGTTACGGGGTGTGCTGCGGATAAGAAGCAAGATGTTTATCACCAATTACACCATTCAAAATTCCATCATCCACCGCATAGGCGGCTACGGTATCCTGACCACCGACACGGATGGTGAAGGCATGGCAGCGGTAGATAATATCCTGCTTGAAAGCAGCACTTTCAGCAAGATCAATATGTTCATGACCTCGCGGCAGAACACCAAAACGATCAAGATCAACAACTGTACCATGAGCGAGGTAGGTACCAGCGGGGGTACCCTTTTCAACTGGCGTGGTACCGCCGGTGTGCGCAGTAACGTAACGGGTGGCATCAGCATCACGAACACCGTTTGGGGCCACGCCTGGGATGAGGCCAATACCAAAAACTTTGCGGTCAGAGGCATCGCGGGTGGCCTGGAAGCGACCAACTTCTCGATTATCAACACCTACGCCACATCTGACTTTGCCTTTGTGGCGGGTTCGGAAATCGCCGGGTTCCCTTCAACTACCTATAACAAGAAGGCCGAGGAACTCTGGATAAGCCCCTACACGGGCCTCAACTTCGGTTTTAAAGATGCCGCATTTCCCGGCCGACGGGCCGCAGGCGACCCACGCTGGAGAATACAGTAA